Proteins co-encoded in one Flavobacteriaceae bacterium MAR_2009_75 genomic window:
- a CDS encoding Fe-S cluster biogenesis protein NfuA, giving the protein MTTMTAEELRMNVEKALEEIRPFLQSDGGDISLISIDNENSVKVKLEGACVGCTVNQMTLKSGVEMTIKKYAPQIEEVVNVA; this is encoded by the coding sequence ATGACAACAATGACTGCTGAAGAACTGCGAATGAACGTCGAAAAGGCACTAGAAGAAATACGTCCTTTTTTGCAGAGCGATGGGGGCGATATCTCATTAATTTCCATCGACAATGAAAATTCTGTAAAAGTGAAGCTTGAAGGGGCCTGTGTCGGGTGTACGGTAAACCAAATGACGCTGAAGAGCGGTGTTGAAATGACCATTAAAAAATATGCCCCTCAAATCGAGGAAGTGGTCAATGTTGCTTGA
- a CDS encoding ABC-type lipoprotein export system ATPase subunit, whose translation MLLQLSNIFKWVQQGGQRVFLLKDINLQVEEGEFISIMGPSGSGKSTLLNVIGMLDNFDEGEYSFLDEPVHQLKEKHRANLYKQYIGFVFQAYHLIDELTVYENLEMPLLYKKHSGSERKAMVADMLDRFNIVGKKDLFPTQLSGGQQQLVGVARALISKPKLILADEPTGNLNSAQGEEIMRLFKELNDEGVTIVQVTHSEKNAAYGTRIINLLDGRRV comes from the coding sequence ATGCTACTACAACTAAGCAATATTTTCAAATGGGTACAGCAAGGGGGGCAACGGGTCTTTTTGTTGAAAGATATCAATCTTCAGGTGGAAGAAGGAGAGTTTATTTCAATCATGGGGCCATCAGGCTCGGGAAAATCAACTTTATTGAACGTGATCGGAATGTTAGACAATTTTGATGAGGGCGAATATAGTTTTCTTGATGAACCCGTACATCAATTGAAAGAGAAGCATCGAGCCAATTTGTACAAGCAGTATATCGGTTTTGTTTTTCAAGCCTATCATCTGATAGATGAACTTACTGTGTACGAGAACCTTGAAATGCCATTATTGTATAAAAAACATTCGGGTTCTGAACGTAAGGCGATGGTTGCCGATATGCTCGACCGATTTAATATCGTGGGGAAAAAAGATTTGTTCCCGACCCAACTTAGTGGTGGTCAACAGCAATTGGTAGGTGTGGCACGAGCTTTAATATCAAAACCGAAACTTATTCTTGCCGACGAACCTACCGGTAATCTGAATTCTGCTCAAGGGGAAGAAATTATGCGGTTGTTCAAAGAATTGAACGATGAGGGAGTGACCATAGTTCAAGTGACCCATTCCGAAAAAAATGCGGCGTATGGCACACGGATAATCAATTTATTGGACGGGCGCAGGGTATAG
- a CDS encoding thioredoxin reductase (NADPH), whose translation MIQTDILIIGAGPTGLFAVFEAGLLQLKCHLIDALAQPGGQCSEIYPKKPIYDIPGFPEVLAGDLVGNLMKQIEPFQPGFTLGERAQTIEKLEDGSFIVTTNKGTKHQAPIVAIAGGLGSFEPRKPLLQNLKKFEDNGVAYMVKDPEVYRGKKVVIAGGGDSALDWCIFLADVASEVTLVHRRNEFRGALDSVEKVQQLKNEGKVNLITPAEIVGLNGKDKLESVMIRKKTTAIEDITLEVDSFIALFGLSPKLGPIADWGLEIEKNAIKVNTFDYQTNVPGIYAIGDINTYPGKLKLILCGFHEATLMCQSAYQRIYPDKKYVMKYTTVGGVTGFDGSKKEAPKAVIKSID comes from the coding sequence ATGATTCAAACAGATATCCTGATTATTGGGGCAGGGCCTACCGGTCTTTTTGCCGTTTTTGAAGCTGGTCTATTACAACTGAAGTGCCATCTGATAGATGCTCTGGCACAACCGGGGGGGCAATGTTCAGAAATTTATCCTAAAAAGCCTATATATGATATTCCTGGATTTCCTGAGGTGTTGGCCGGTGACTTGGTCGGTAACTTGATGAAACAGATTGAACCTTTTCAGCCAGGATTTACCCTTGGTGAACGCGCACAGACTATCGAAAAGCTTGAAGATGGGTCTTTTATTGTAACCACTAACAAGGGTACAAAGCATCAAGCACCTATAGTTGCCATTGCTGGCGGATTAGGAAGTTTCGAACCGCGAAAACCTTTGCTTCAGAACCTGAAAAAATTTGAAGACAACGGAGTGGCCTATATGGTGAAAGACCCTGAGGTTTATCGCGGTAAAAAGGTGGTCATTGCCGGAGGAGGAGATTCTGCCTTGGACTGGTGTATTTTTCTGGCGGATGTCGCCTCTGAGGTAACCCTGGTTCACCGAAGAAATGAATTTCGTGGAGCTTTGGATTCTGTAGAAAAAGTACAACAGTTAAAAAATGAGGGTAAGGTTAATTTGATTACTCCTGCTGAAATTGTTGGGTTAAACGGAAAAGATAAGCTAGAATCGGTTATGATTCGTAAGAAAACAACCGCCATTGAAGATATTACTTTAGAGGTCGATAGCTTTATTGCCCTTTTCGGACTATCCCCAAAGCTAGGTCCTATCGCAGATTGGGGATTGGAAATCGAAAAAAACGCCATCAAGGTAAATACTTTTGATTATCAGACAAATGTTCCCGGAATCTATGCCATTGGTGATATTAATACTTACCCAGGTAAATTAAAGTTGATTCTTTGTGGATTTCACGAGGCGACATTGATGTGCCAGAGCGCTTATCAACGCATATATCCTGATAAGAAATATGTAATGAAGTATACGACCGTAGGCGGTGTAACTGGGTTTGACGGGTCTAAAAAGGAAGCTCCTAAAGCCGTAATCAAAAGTATCGATTAG
- a CDS encoding ABC-type antimicrobial peptide transport system permease subunit, with translation MIKNYLKIAWRNLMKNKGYSIINIGGLALGMAVTLIIGLWVHDELSHNDYFKKKDRIAQIFQSQTFNGEIGTGPAIPRPLEFALREGYGDNFKHLVMASWTTPLYLGYGEKSLSKEGNYMQQGAPDMLDLNILKGEKNGLRKINSIMLSKSVANALFGDEDPIGKVVKVNSQFDAEVTAVYEDIPVNNSFDDLQFILPWEKYLTVQEWIKNAEDQWGNNSFQLFAEIPENSTMDQVTATIEDVKKNESGDEAEFNPQLFLLPMKDWYLRNSFQNGQQVGGRIKYVWLFGIIGAFVLLLACINFMNLSTARSEKRAKEVGIRKSIGSQRQQIINQFLSESFLVTLFAYVLAVITVLLLLDGFNDLSRKEIVFPWKNGLFWLISLAFILFTSLLAGSYPALYLSSFKPVDVLKGTLAVGRYAGLPRKILVVLQFTVSVAFIIGTVIVMQQINYAKNRPVGYDTKGLVQIPVMSRDFDGKYDLMRSEFIKSGSVVEMSASSAPTTSIWSNRGGFTWEGKPDSFQEDMAWTEVTPEYVKSLNLKLLEGRNFNRELASDSNAVLINETAKRYMNLTDPVGTYIKDEDVKDPFPPMKIIGVVQDMIAQSPYEPVKQAVYAFDKWGNQSFYNLRLNPDRSASENIATIENVFTTHFPDIPFQYDFVDSEYGEKFAAEERIGTLSAIFTALAILISCLGLFGLTSYVAEQRKKEIGVRKVLGASVFNVWNMLSKDFLKLVVISCFIAIPIAYYVMNGWLQDYPYRVLLEWWIFLLAVVGALAITILTVSFQAIKAANANPIKSLRTE, from the coding sequence ATGATAAAAAATTATTTAAAAATCGCCTGGAGGAACCTAATGAAAAATAAAGGGTATTCGATTATAAATATTGGTGGGCTTGCCTTAGGTATGGCAGTTACCCTGATTATTGGGCTTTGGGTGCATGATGAATTGTCTCATAACGATTACTTTAAAAAGAAAGACCGGATAGCACAAATTTTCCAGTCGCAGACTTTTAACGGCGAGATAGGTACGGGCCCTGCCATACCTCGTCCTTTGGAATTCGCCTTAAGGGAAGGTTATGGTGATAACTTTAAACATTTGGTCATGGCTTCTTGGACAACGCCTTTGTATCTCGGTTATGGTGAAAAAAGCCTTTCTAAAGAAGGTAATTATATGCAACAGGGAGCTCCTGATATGCTGGACTTAAATATTTTAAAGGGCGAAAAAAACGGACTTCGGAAGATTAACTCCATTATGCTCTCCAAGTCTGTGGCCAATGCCCTTTTTGGCGACGAGGATCCTATAGGAAAGGTAGTGAAGGTCAATAGTCAATTTGATGCTGAGGTTACGGCGGTTTATGAAGATATTCCGGTTAATAATTCTTTTGACGATCTACAATTTATACTCCCTTGGGAAAAATATCTTACTGTTCAAGAGTGGATTAAGAACGCCGAGGATCAGTGGGGCAATAACTCTTTTCAGTTGTTCGCTGAAATACCTGAGAACAGTACCATGGATCAGGTAACGGCGACCATTGAAGACGTAAAAAAGAACGAAAGTGGAGATGAAGCCGAATTTAATCCACAATTATTCCTTTTGCCAATGAAAGACTGGTATTTGCGTAACAGTTTTCAAAATGGCCAACAAGTGGGCGGTAGAATTAAGTATGTATGGCTTTTCGGTATTATTGGGGCCTTTGTGCTTCTTTTAGCGTGTATCAACTTTATGAATTTGAGTACGGCCCGTTCAGAGAAAAGAGCCAAGGAGGTAGGTATTCGAAAATCAATAGGCTCGCAACGTCAGCAGATTATCAATCAATTTTTAAGCGAGTCATTTCTTGTTACTCTTTTCGCTTATGTATTGGCTGTTATTACGGTGCTGCTGTTGCTAGATGGGTTTAATGATTTGTCTAGAAAGGAAATTGTTTTTCCATGGAAAAATGGACTTTTTTGGTTGATTTCCCTCGCTTTTATCTTGTTTACATCTCTTTTGGCGGGAAGCTATCCTGCGTTGTATTTATCGTCTTTTAAACCGGTTGATGTGCTAAAGGGAACTCTTGCCGTAGGTCGGTATGCTGGTTTGCCTAGGAAAATTTTAGTGGTGCTCCAGTTCACGGTTTCAGTGGCTTTTATTATCGGAACGGTGATTGTAATGCAACAAATTAATTACGCTAAGAATAGGCCCGTTGGTTATGATACAAAAGGGCTTGTACAAATTCCAGTGATGAGTAGAGATTTTGATGGAAAATACGATTTAATGCGCAGTGAATTTATCAAGTCAGGGTCGGTAGTTGAAATGTCCGCTTCCAGTGCTCCAACAACTTCCATTTGGTCTAACAGGGGAGGATTTACCTGGGAAGGAAAACCCGATAGTTTTCAAGAAGATATGGCATGGACGGAAGTGACCCCTGAATACGTTAAATCGCTCAACCTTAAATTATTGGAGGGTCGAAATTTTAATCGTGAACTGGCATCTGATTCCAATGCGGTGTTGATCAATGAAACTGCAAAAAGATATATGAATTTGACCGATCCAGTAGGAACTTATATTAAAGACGAAGACGTGAAAGACCCTTTCCCTCCCATGAAAATAATTGGTGTTGTGCAAGATATGATTGCCCAATCGCCCTATGAGCCTGTAAAACAAGCCGTATATGCATTTGATAAATGGGGTAATCAAAGTTTCTATAACCTTCGCCTGAATCCCGATAGAAGTGCCAGTGAGAATATCGCTACGATTGAAAATGTGTTTACCACCCATTTTCCCGACATTCCCTTTCAATATGATTTTGTCGACTCTGAGTACGGTGAAAAGTTTGCCGCCGAAGAGCGTATAGGAACACTGTCGGCTATTTTCACGGCTTTGGCCATTCTCATTAGTTGTCTTGGGCTGTTCGGACTCACTTCGTATGTGGCAGAGCAACGCAAAAAGGAGATAGGCGTCCGTAAGGTGTTGGGAGCCTCGGTATTTAACGTCTGGAACATGCTTTCCAAAGATTTTTTAAAGTTGGTGGTCATTTCCTGTTTTATCGCCATACCGATTGCTTACTATGTGATGAACGGCTGGCTGCAAGATTATCCGTATAGGGTATTATTAGAATGGTGGATATTTCTTCTTGCGGTTGTAGGCGCTTTGGCCATCACTATTTTGACGGTAAGCTTTCAGGCCATAAAAGCTGCCAACGCCAATCCTATAAAAAGTTTGCGAACCGAATAA
- a CDS encoding ATP-binding protein involved in chromosome partitioning, with amino-acid sequence MKIDKKEVLKALEHITVPGEGQNMVEAGAVKNVQIFGDEVEIDITISNPSLQARKKTEVEILKIIHSEVYEKAKIKINIKVDAPAAKPKVNEIKGKPIPGIKNIVAVASGKGGVGKSTVTANLAVTLAKMGFKVGLLDADIYGPSMPIMFDVANEKPLAVNVNGKSKMKPIESYGVKMLSIGFFTQPNQAVIWRGPMASKALNQMIFDAAWGELDFLLLDLPPGTGDIHLSIMQAMPITGAVVVSTPQEVALADAKKGVAMFQQDSINVPVLGIVENMAYFTPEELPENKYYIFGKEGAKHLSEDLGVPFLGEIPLVQSIREAGDVGRPAALQTATPVEEAFEELTKNVVREVVSRNKSLPPTEAIKITTMAGCSAVKKK; translated from the coding sequence ATGAAGATAGATAAGAAGGAAGTTTTAAAGGCATTAGAACATATTACGGTACCAGGTGAAGGCCAGAATATGGTCGAGGCAGGTGCGGTAAAAAATGTTCAGATTTTTGGAGATGAGGTTGAAATCGACATTACCATTTCCAATCCAAGTTTGCAAGCTCGCAAAAAGACCGAAGTAGAGATTTTAAAGATTATTCATAGCGAAGTCTATGAAAAGGCAAAAATTAAAATTAATATCAAGGTAGATGCGCCGGCGGCCAAACCAAAAGTCAATGAAATAAAAGGGAAACCAATTCCCGGTATAAAAAACATTGTTGCAGTAGCTTCTGGAAAAGGGGGAGTCGGAAAATCAACGGTTACGGCAAACTTGGCGGTCACTCTAGCAAAGATGGGCTTCAAAGTAGGGCTTCTCGATGCCGATATTTATGGGCCTTCGATGCCAATTATGTTCGATGTGGCGAACGAAAAACCTTTGGCGGTCAATGTGAACGGTAAATCGAAGATGAAGCCTATTGAAAGTTATGGGGTGAAAATGCTATCTATCGGATTTTTTACCCAACCAAACCAAGCGGTTATTTGGCGAGGTCCTATGGCCTCAAAGGCGTTGAACCAAATGATTTTCGATGCGGCATGGGGCGAGCTCGATTTTTTATTGCTTGATTTGCCTCCGGGTACGGGCGATATTCATTTGAGTATTATGCAGGCGATGCCCATTACGGGTGCAGTTGTGGTGAGTACACCGCAAGAGGTGGCTTTGGCCGATGCTAAAAAAGGTGTAGCTATGTTTCAACAAGACTCAATTAATGTTCCCGTATTAGGAATCGTTGAGAATATGGCTTATTTTACACCTGAGGAACTTCCCGAAAACAAATATTATATCTTTGGTAAAGAAGGGGCCAAGCATTTGTCTGAAGATTTGGGCGTGCCTTTTTTAGGGGAAATACCTTTGGTACAGAGTATTCGTGAAGCTGGCGATGTGGGCCGACCGGCCGCATTGCAAACGGCAACACCCGTTGAAGAGGCTTTCGAAGAATTGACCAAAAATGTGGTTAGAGAAGTGGTTAGCCGTAACAAAAGCCTGCCGCCCACCGAAGCTATCAAAATAACAACAATGGCGGGCTGTTCCGCCGTTAAGAAAAAGTAG